One window from the genome of Hypanus sabinus isolate sHypSab1 chromosome 16, sHypSab1.hap1, whole genome shotgun sequence encodes:
- the LOC132406426 gene encoding zinc finger protein 229-like — translation MPFTCSVHLFSSTSLDCGKGFTQSSPLLAHQSVYTGERLFTYSDCGKGFSSSSDLLAHQSVHTEESLFICSDCGKGFPRSFQLKLHQQVHTGERTFTDSACGKGFTQPSNLQTHQQVQTGERQFNCSLSGKELTQSSHLQTHQSVHTGERPFTCLDCGRGFTQSQLKVHQQVHAGERALSGKGFTQSSGLLLHQSLHTAAFSYSDCGKGFTLSSQLKVHQRVHTAPRPFTCSDCGKGFTLSSQLKAHQRVHTAERPFTCSDCGKGFTQSSSLQIHQSVHTGVKPFTCSDCGKGFTQSSDLLAHQRVHTGERPFICSDCGRRFTHSSNLQRHQSIHTGEKPFTCSVCGKGFTQSSDLLAHQRVHTGEKPFTCSNCGKGFTQSSQLKVHQRVHTGVRPFICSDCGKGFTRSFQLNVHQRVHTGERPFICSECGKGFTQSSNLVTHYRVHTR, via the coding sequence atgccgTTTACCTGttccgttcacctgttcagttcCACttccttagactgtgggaagggattcactcagtcatctccactgttggcacaccagtcagtttacactggagagaggctattcacctactcagactgtgggaagggattctcttcatcatctgacctattggcacaccagtcagttcacactgaggagagTCTGTTCATCtgttcagattgtgggaagggatttcctcggtcatttcaactgaagctacatcagcaagttcacactggagagaggacTTTCACTGACTCGgcctgtgggaaggggttcactcagccatccaacctacagacacaccagcaagttcaaacAGGAGAGAGGCAGTTCAACTGTTCTTTAAGTGGGAAGGAATTAACTCAGTCATCTcacctacagacacaccagtcagttcacactggagaaaggccgttcacctgcttagactgtgggaggggattcactcagtctcaactgaaggtacatcagcaagttcacgcTGGGGAGAGGGCTTTgagtggaaagggattcacacaatCATCCGGCCTATTGTTACACCAGTCACTTCATACTGCGGCGTTCagctactcagactgtgggaagggattcactctgtcatctcaactgaaggtgcatcagcgagttcacactgcaccgaggccattcacctgctcagactgtgggaagggattcactctgtcatctcaactgaaggcacatcagcgagttcacacggcagagaggccgttcacctgctcagactgtgggaagggattcactcagtcatccagcctacagatacaccagtcagttcacaccggagtgaaaccgttcacctgctcagactgtgggaagggattcactcagtcatctgacctactggcacaccagcgagttcacactggggagaggccattcatctgctcagactgtgggaggcgATTCACACACTCATCCAACCTCCAGAGACATCAGtctattcacactggggagaagccgtttacctgctcagtctgtgggaaaggattcactcagtcatctgacctactggcacaccagcgagttcacacaggggagaagccattcacctgctcaaactgtggaaaaggattcactcagtcatctcagctgaaggtacatcaacgagttcacactggagtgaGGCCGtttatctgctcagactgtgggaagggattcactcggtcatttcagCTGAACGTGCATCAGCGGGtccacactggtgagaggccattcatttgctctgaatgtgggaagggattcactcagtcatccaaccttgtgacacactaccgaGTCCACACGAGATAA
- the LOC132406427 gene encoding gastrula zinc finger protein XlCGF8.2DB-like, translating into MPFICSDCGKGFSRSFQLKVHQRIHTGERPFTCSDCGKGFTRSSHLQTHQRVHTEERPFTCSNCGKGFTQSSNLQRHQRVHTGERPYICSECGKGFTQSSDLLAHQSVHSGKRPFTCSDCGKGFTRSSDLLAHQSVHTEEKPFTCSDCGKGFPRSSQLKLHQRVHSGERPFTCSDCGKRFTHSSNLQTHQRVHTGERPFTCSDCGKAFTQSSHLLAHQSIHTGEKPFTCSDCGKGFPRSFQLKVHQRVHTGERPFTCSECGKGFTQSSNLVTHYRVHTGEKM; encoded by the coding sequence aTGCCGTTcatctgttcagactgtgggaagggattttctcggtcatttcaactgaaggtacatcaacgaattcacactggggagaggccgtttacctgctcagactgtgggaagggattcactcggtcatctcacctacagacacaccagcgagttcacactgaggagaggccgttcacctgctcaaactgtgggaaaggcttcactcagtcatccaacctacagagacaccagcgagttcacacaggagagaggccatacatctgctctgaatgtgggaagggattcacacagtcatctgACCTACTTGCACACCAGTCTGTTCACTCTGGgaagagaccattcacctgctcagactgtggtaagggattcactcgatcatctgacctactggcacaccagtcagttcatactgAGGAaaaaccattcacctgctcagactgtgggaagggatttcctcggtcatctcaactgaaattacatcagcgagttcacagtggggagaggccattcacctgctcagattgtggaaagagattcactcattcatccaacctacagacacaccagcgagttcacactggggagagaccattcacctgctcagactgtgggaaggcattcactcagtcatcccatttactggcacaccagtcaattcacactggggagaaaccattcacctgctcagactgcgggaagggatttcctcggtcatttcaactgaaggtgcatcagcgagttcacactggagagaggccattcacttgctctgaatgtgggaagggattcactcagtcatcgaaccttgtgacacactaccgagttcacactggggaaaaaatgtaa